A region from the Lolium perenne isolate Kyuss_39 chromosome 4, Kyuss_2.0, whole genome shotgun sequence genome encodes:
- the LOC127295459 gene encoding uncharacterized protein, which translates to MKRQFVNLVLGTFRSGSFGMHRIKSSSLFHPKNQNRRSLPLTSLEEAELPKPAWTLSLSILKEDGGDLMFMPFGSSRDKIVSADQDGIVLVHDICQNRLSSKPRLKNGWNANSIAITLGDDLYLINRCPRVPDRFQPYRPCFQALINGVPPADVPGLPGWYWHSLPLPPYVETSGYEHSCASKIVSSTVVRDNIWVSTRGDDIGTYSFDKVSHEWSKVGSWELPFCGDAQYVPELDRWLGFSCGRDDQFLCASDLSVAAADGAVPTVCCVWKEDIATNPQNWELLRSDLVRVDNGRFCIARQFHVYDNHPFLDENFAVLTGVELEHTAEDGIQVVKHKSIRYNFNGKLLQLVC; encoded by the coding sequence ATGAAACGCCAGTTTGTTAATCTGGTACTTGGTACATTCAGGAGTGGCTCCTTCGGGATGCACCGCATCAAATCGTCGAGTCTCTTCCACCCAAAGAATCAGAACCGACGGTCACTGCCACTGACATCGCTGGAAGAAGCTGAGCTGCCTAAACCTGCATGGACACTCAGTCTTTCCATCCTCAAGGAAGATGGCGGGGACCTTATGTTCATGCCCTTTGGCAGCAGCAGGGACAAGATTGTCAGCGCAGACCAGGATGGCATCGTCCTTGTTCACGACATCTGCCAGAACAGGCTCTCCAGCAAGCCCAGGCTCAAGAATGGGTGGAATGCTAACTCCATCGCCATCACCCTCGGTGATGACTTGTACCTCATCAACAGGTGCCCTCGCGTGCCTGACCGGTTTCAGCCCTATCGACCCTGCTTCCAAGCCCTCATCAATGGTGTACCTCCAGCCGATGTCCCTGGTCTTCCAGGGTGGTACTGGCACTCTCTTCCACTGCCCCCTTACGTGGAGACGTCTGGGTACGAGCATAGCTGTGCTTCCAAAATCGTCTCCTCCACCGTGGTTCGTGACAACATCTGGGTGTCTACCAGGGGTGACGACATTGGTACCTACTCCTTTGACAAGGTCAGCCATGAGTGGAGCAAAGTTGGCAGCTGGGAGCTCCCATTCTGCGGTGATGCTCAGTACGTCCCTGAGCTTGATCGCTGGCTTGGATTCTCATGTGGACGAGATGACCAGTTCTTGTGTGCTTCAGACCTCTCGGTGGCGGCTGCAGATGGGGCAGTGCCCACTGTGTGCTGCGTTTggaaggaagacattgctacaaacCCGCAGAACTGGGAGCTGCTAAGGTCTGACCTTGTGCGTGTTGATAACGGCAGGTTCTGCATCGCCAGGCAGTTTCATGTCTACGACAACCACCCCTTTCTCGATGAGAATTTTGCTGTGTTGACGGGTGTGGAGTTGGAGCATACAGCTGAGGACGGGATCCAGGTGGTCAAGCACAAATCCATACGCTACAACTTTAATGGTAAGCTGCTCCAATTGGTATGTTAA